A DNA window from Lachancea thermotolerans CBS 6340 chromosome G complete sequence contains the following coding sequences:
- the PPM1 gene encoding leucine carboxy methyltransferase (similar to uniprot|Q04081 YDR435C Saccharomyces cerevisiae PPM1 Carboxyl methyl transferase): protein MDRAVQETDYDAFSCKVSAIAKHYLPRQVSGKEKEEGEFVQLHMAYAQGLKSVSRRAYSKVDRAVQSAQPVMNYGTYLRSVAIDEAIACFLKEHVKSGAEAPVQVVNLGCGSDLRMTQMLSQVPHLKWLDLDFKESVALKSRILENNPLFQRELGPSESVETAGYLTNRYCLTSCDLNDIAQVAEILKKFTTQDCPTLVLSECVLCYMKSAESKALINCIESFYKMGTWISYDPIGGDDSADKFGKIMQTNLRESRHLEMPTLMVYNSPEKYAQRFNTAPHSTSIVTMWQYYVQSVPDEEKMRLKTLQFLDEIEELEIILSHYILAEASWR from the coding sequence ATGGATCGAGCCGTGCAAGAGACGGATTACGATGCATTTTCCTGTAAAGTCAGCGCGATTGCAAAGCATTACCTGCCGCGGCAGGTGTCCGGCAaggaaaaagaagagggcGAGTTTGTGCAGCTGCACATGGCTTACGCGCaaggcttgaaaagcgtAAGCCGTAGGGCGTACTCAAAGGTTGATAGGGCCGTTCAGTCGGCGCAGCCGGTGATGAACTACGGCACGTACCTCCGGAGCGTTGCTATTGACGAAGCAATTGCGTGCTTTCTGAAAGAACACGTCAAATCTGGCGCTGAGGCGCCGGTTCAAGTCGTTAACTTGGGATGCGGATCAGATTTACGGATGACGCAAATGCTGTCGCAAGTGCCTCATTTGAAGTGGCTGGACTTGGACTTTAAAGAGTCAGTGGCGCTCAAGTCTCGGATTCTAGAGAACAACCCCTTGTTCCAGCGTGAACTCGGACCCTCAGAGTCAGTGGAAACGGCTGGATACTTAACGAACCGGTATTGCCTTACAAGCTGTGATCTCAATGATATCGCGCAGGTAGCGGAAATTCTTAAAAAGTTTACAACACAAGATTGTCCAACCCTAGTGCTAAGCGAGTGCGTGTTGTGCTATATGAAGTCTGCAGAGTCGAAGGCACTTATCAACTGCATCGAATCCTTTTACAAAATGGGAACCTGGATCTCTTACGACCCTATCGGTGGTGATGATTCTGCCGAcaagtttggaaagatCATGCAAACCAACCTGCGCGAATCGCGGCACCTGGAGATGCCTACGCTCATGGTGTATAATTCCCCTGAAAAATACGCGCAGCGCTTCAATACCGCACCGCATTCGACAAGCATAGTAACAATGTGGCAATACTATGTCCAATCCGTGCCCGACGAAGAGAAAATGCGGCTGAAGACGCTCCAATTTCTTGATGAAATAGAGGAGCTGGAAATTATCCTTTCCCACTACATCTTGGCCGAAGCTTCCTGGCGATAA
- the TAF11 gene encoding TATA-binding protein-associated factor TAF11 (similar to uniprot|Q04226 YML015C Saccharomyces cerevisiae TAF11 TFIID subunit (40 kDa), involved in RNA polymerase II transcription initiation): MVEPQGPLDTVPEENYPPLLTQNNYWNTKQLINQVISEDQEYVTWKLKDVRTGGTMNAYLNDFMKNEYDQEDGSSAEDIADAHTAEAPLQRVRKRNGGPTGRVSKASPINSVPKNVQFPRDIYDSQLAALPQPRELDQSEQLNLLLTNLDEEQMNRFEVFRRTSLAKNNIKKISSIITNQTVAANINLLLAGVGKIFIGEIVEKAQEVKKRKLAALMASRFRDKQITAYRLKKILKKLTLMVEGPDASYDDSVDENESDLCEDDEDENLVNEVNTYNRLIRSKINSEASRLGIIRHYNKLVKSFNALDVSVEKFTNCPLLPEHIREAWRLYRAENDTVPQATWRTQGEGNGWMFR, from the coding sequence ATGGTTGAGCCCCAGGGGCCCTTGGATACCGTTCCAGAAGAGAATTATCCTCCTCTGCTGACTCAAAACAATTACTGGAACACTAAGCAGCTCATAAATCAAGTTATAAGTGAAGACCAGGAATATGTCACTTGGAAACTGAAAGATGTACGAACTGGTGGCACCATGAACGCGTATCTCAACGACTTTATGAAGAACGAATATGATCAAGAGGACGGCAGCTCGGCTGAAGACATTGCTGACGCGCATACTGCTGAAGCCCCGCTTCAGCGTGTGAGGAAGAGAAACGGTGGACCCACGGGCAGAGTGAGCAAAGCGTCTCCCATCAATTCTGTGCCCAAAAACGTGCAGTTCCCAAGGGATATATACGATTCACAGCTTGCGGCCCTACCGCAACCGCGAGAACTAGATCAATCCGAGCAACTGAACCTTCTCCTTACAAATTTGGACGAGGAACAAATGAACAGATTTGAGGTGTTTCGGAGAACCTCTCTGGCGAaaaacaacatcaaaaagatctcCAGTATCATCACTAACCAAACAGTGGCTGCAAACATCAATCTGCTCCTCGCTGGTGTGGGGAAAATATTCATAGGCgagattgttgagaaaGCACAAGAGGTTAAAAAGCGAAAGCTAGCGGCTCTCATGGCCTCCAGGTTCAGAGACAAGCAGATCACGGCCTACaggctgaagaaaatacTGAAAAAGCTGACTCTAATGGTTGAGGGGCCTGATGCCTCTTACGATGATAGCGTAGATGAAAACGAGAGCGATCTCTgcgaagatgacgaagacgagaacCTCGTGAACGAGGTCAACACCTACAACAGGCTTATACGATCCAAAATTAATTCAGAAGCTAGCAGGCTTGGTATTATTCGACACTACAACAAGCTTGTTAAATCTTTCAACGCATTGGACGTTAGCGTGGAGAAGTTCACAAACTGCCCGCTCCTTCCAGAACACATTCGTGAAGCTTGGAGACTTTATCGTGCGGAAAACGATACAGTTCCACAGGCTACATGGAGAACCCAGGGTGAAGGAAACGGATGGATGTTTAGATGA
- the PSP2 gene encoding Psp2p (weakly similar to uniprot|P50109 Saccharomyces cerevisiae YML017W PSP2 Asn rich cytoplasmic protein that contains RGG motifs high-copy suppressor of group II intron-splicing defects of a mutation in MRS2 and of a conditional mutation in POL1 (DNA polymerase alpha) possible role in mitochondrial mRNA splicing) — MSLEEFFNENSLGDSAWDEEDINLDAISSPLTNTTSIDVLKHTPLRIATRAPEDHEFHAGFQGAAQTRSPPYIVKFAHLPSQFTGPEIEDLFQTKCTKFIKFKIFWELNKKPSMGVAFKNSNVFDANFTRASKVAFTELYSARDLDKILSYWTEPLKELYEIIVTPADFADFMNYMEKTKLLSEADDPTRPYKPRKDGLKTRSDIKKTKNNPFGTAHPVDEVDPTGDVQVKLSKMRVHDDSKSREVLRGAETKTRPDDAALAAAAAGPEKSAAAPQPLSYSAMLKKSVDAAASASTPVSLVPTSALGHSEADSNTNIDEDNADGTHQGSSNGDENDDDQSHSNGNFTFKDNQRKGYQSGTRGRGTGRGGRGGRSDNGGRGDHSERGERGERGERGERGGYRGRGGSRGGFSRGGDSDRKFDDSRPRGKFQSNREDNPYSVFRPASGFLRESTSSNGSRGGRGGRGSFNGDRGRGGSRGGRGDRRGFTAV; from the coding sequence atgtcgCTCGAGGAGTTCTTCAACGAGAACTCACTCGGCGACTCTGCGTGGGATGAGGAGGACATCAACCTGGACGCGATCTCCTCGCCACTCACCAACACCACCAGCATCGACGTGCTGAAGCACACGCCCCTCCGCATCGCAACGCGCGCGCCCGAGGACCACGAGTTCCACGCCGGGTTCCAAGGTGCGGCTCAGACCCGCAGTCCGCCTTACATTGTCAAGTTCGCCCACCTGCCCTCGCAGTTCACGGGCCCCGAGATCGAGGACCTCTTCCAGACCAAGTGCACcaagttcatcaagttTAAGATCTTCTGGgagctgaacaagaagccctCCATGGGCGTCGCATTCAAGAACTCGAATGTCTTCGACGCCAACTTCACGCGCGCCTCGAAAGTCGCCTTCACCGAGCTCTACTCGGCCCGCGACCTTGACAAGATTCTCAGCTACTGGACCGAGCCGCTCAAGGAGCTCTATGAGATTATCGTCACGCCCGCGGACTTTGCCGACTTCATGAACTACATGGAGAAAACCAAGCTATTGAGCGAGGCCGATGATCCCACCCGGCCCTACAAGCCCCGGAAAGACGGCCTCAAGACCCGCAGTgatatcaagaagaccaagaacAATCCATTCGGCACTGCCCACCCTGTGGACGAGGTTGACCCCACCGGCGACGTCCAGGTCAAGCTTAGTAAGATGAGGGTGCACGACGATTCGAAGTCACGCGAGGTCCTGCGTGGGGCCGAGACCAAGACCAGACCCGATGACGCAGCtctcgctgctgctgctgctggaccAGAGAAGTCAGCCGCAGCGCCCCAGCCATTGAGCTACTCCGCCatgctgaagaaatccGTGGATGCTGCTGCCTCTGCCTCCACTCCCGTCTCTCTTGTACCTACATCCGCCTTAGGCCATTCAGAGGCCGATTCAAACACGAACATTGACGAAGATAATGCCGACGGTACACACCAGGGCAGTTCGAACGGGGACGAGAACGACGACGACCAGTCCCATTCCAACGGCAACTTTACTTTCAAGGACAATCAACGTAAGGGCTACCAATCAGGAACTCGCGGCCGCGGAACAGGCCGTGGAGGCCGTGGTGGCCGCAGCGACAATGGGGGACGCGGGGATCACAGCGAACGTGGCGAACGTGGCGAACGTGGCGAACGTGGCGAACGTGGCGGCTACCGTGGCCGTGGCGGCAGTCGCGGGGGATTTTCCAGAGGGGGCGACTCCGACCGCAAATTTGACGACTCTCGCCCGAGGGGAAAATTTCAGAGTAACAGAGAAGACAACCCATACTCAGTATTCCGTCCCGCCAGTGGATTCTTGCGCGAAAGCACCAGCTCCAATGGATCCAGAGGAGGCAGAGGTGGTCGCGGCAGCTTCAACGGAGACCGTGGGAGAGGCGGGAGCCGTGGGGGTCGTGGCGACCGCCGTGGCTTTACGGCTGTTTGA
- the GPI19 gene encoding phosphatidylinositol N-acetylglucosaminyltransferase GPI19 (similar to uniprot|Q04082 Saccharomyces cerevisiae YDR437W Protein required for cell viability) — MVKGVPRREYFGFSQFIFTTCILLLTFVWSLAPTLSAFKTEDASIRNEIITFTQELVGLLPQRYWIIVFECVVLMAMLFTYLGLWMYNEDVLTAPLDDMRTITDSRANVVKFASHQEFLDKYAFRESSGVMDLPITEVCRVLYEKD; from the coding sequence ATGGTCAAAGGCGTTCCCCGCAGAGAGTATTTTGGGTTCTCTCAGTTTATCTTTACAACATGCATTCTGTTACTGACTTTTGTGTGGTCTTTGGCACCAACTTTGAGCGCGTTTAAAACTGAAGATGCCAGTATAAGGAACGAAATAATAACGTTTACTCAAGAGCTGGTAGGGCTTTTGCCTCAGAGGTACTGGATTATTGTTTTCGAGTGTGTAGTTTTGATGGCAATGCTTTTTACCTACCTAGGATTGTGGATGTACAACGAGGATGTTTTGACGGCACCTCTTGACGACATGAGAACCATTACAGATAGCCGCGCGAATGTCGTGAAGTTTGCGTCGCATCAAGAATTCTTGGATAAGTATGCTTTCCGCGAAAGTAGCGGTGTAATGGATTTACCTATCACTGAAGTGTGCCGGGTTTTGTATGAAAAGGACTGA
- the PPZ1 gene encoding salt homeostasis regulator (similar to uniprot|P26570 Saccharomyces cerevisiae YML016C PPZ1 Serine/threonine protein phosphatase Z isoform of Ppz2p involved in regulation of potassium transport), with product MGNTSSKVSSKKNKVSRDSAPPFARTDTSQSVRSGKSTRSVKSSKSRRSQSSQNAGASGSLDAAGPADPSRATAAADGSGSDAAIEQEPLRATGSFSRRNSVVSGLQPPLSKRGSSSSVFRESANGASTLQNKVHTATYASSTNGDLPPSMIQMAPKSPILKNSTSIGNLGPNTTYHENAVTDDENDENESHHHRRRSNDSRRYSQKSPVAGSRSNSSSSNRRKSGSHLELPDSSMTSVQPSRTSSHSSAGNHSRKSSFNSSSGNTAYSTPMNSPGVTKNSQDEYFEDSSEAQNDQSLQASRPRSRRNSIDEYPHEVSHSVDVDEDTNASITTKTIKRKKSLRPLDIDETIQKLLDAGYSGKRTKNVCLKNSEIAQICNQVREIFLSQPSLLELSPPVKIVGDVHGQYADLLRLFTKCGFPPSANYLFLGDYVDRGKQSLETILLLLCYKIKYPENFFLLRGNHECANVTRVYGFYDECKRRCNIKTWKIFIDTFNTLPLAAIVAGKIFCVHGGLSPVLNSMDEIRHVSRPTDVPDFGLINDLLWSDPTDSPHEWEDNERGVSYCYNKVAINKFLNKFGFDLVCRAHMVVEDGYEFFNDRSLVTVFSAPNYCGEFDNWGAVMSVSEGLLCSFELLDPLDSAALKQVMKKGRQERKLANQQQQS from the coding sequence ATGGGAAAcacaagttcaaaagtgtcatctaaaaaaaacaaagttaGTCGTGATAGCGCACCGCCCTTCGCGCGCACCGACACGTCACAATCCGTAAGGTCTGGCAAGTCCACGCGCTCCGTGAAATCTTCTAAATCAAGGCGATCGCAGTCTTCGCAGAATGCCGGTGCATCCGGATCTCTGGATGCCGCAGGTCCTGCGGATCCCAGCCGAGCCACGGCCGCAGCAGATGGAAGCGGCTCGGATGCTGCAATTGAGCAGGAGCCACTGCGGGCTACGGGCTCTTTTTCCAGAAGAAACAGTGTGGTCTCCGGGTTACAGCCGCCTCTGTCGAAGCGAggaagcagcagcagcgtgTTTCGTGAGTCCGCGAATGGGGCCTCGACATTACAGAATAAGGTACACACGGCCACGTACGCGAGCAGCACCAATGGCGATTTGCCGCCTTCTATGATCCAGATGGCACCAAAATCACCCATCCTGAAAAATTCTACGTCTATTGGAAATCTTGGACCCAACACTACCTATCATGAGAACGCGGTGACAGACGACGAAAATGACGAAAACGAGTCGCATCACCATCGCCGTAGGTCCAATGACTCCAGGCGCTACTCGCAAAAATCGCCGGTTGCTGGCAGCAGAAGCAATAGCTCTTCAAGTAATCGCCGAAAGAGCGGGTCCCACCTCGAGCTACCAGATAGCAGTATGACGTCCGTGCAGCCCAGCAGGACGTCTTCGCATTCTTCTGCTGGAAATCATAGTAGAAAGTCGTCGTTCAACAGCTCTTCCGGCAACACCGCATATAGCACTCCTATGAACTCGCCAGGAGTCACGAAAAATTCGCAAGACGAATATTTTGAGGACAGCTCTGAAGCACAGAATGACCAAAGCCTACAGGCTAGCCGCCCTAGGTCGAGAAGGAACTCCATAGACGAGTACCCTCACGAAGTTTCGCATAGCgttgatgttgatgaagacaCCAACGCGTCAATCACCACGAAAACCATCAAGCgaaagaagtctttgagaCCGCTTGACATAGATGAGACTATTCAAAAACTACTGGATGCTGGCTATTCCGGTAAACGTACAAAGAACgtttgcttgaaaaactcagAAATAGCTCAGATCTGTAACCAAGTGCGTGAGATTTTTCTGTCACAGCCGTCGCTGCTAGAGTTGTCGCCTCCGGTGAAAATCGTCGGAGACGTTCACGGTCAGTATGCAGATTTGCTAAGGCTCTTCACTAAATGCGGGTTCCCACCGTCTGCCAATTACCTCTTCCTGGGCGACTACGTCGATAGGGGTAAGCAGTCTCTAGAAACCATTCTCTTGCTTCTATGCTACAAGATTAAATACCCCGAGAACTTTTTCCTTCTACGAGGCAACCATGAATGCGCAAACGTCACGAGAGTCTATGGCTTCTACGACGAATGCAAACGTCGTTGTAACATCAAGACCTGGAAGATCTTCATTGACACATTCAACACTTTACCTCTGGCCGCAATTGTCGCCGGAAAGATCTTTTGTGTTCACGGCGGGCTGTCTCCGGTTTTGAACTCTATGGATGAGATCAGACACGTCAGCAGGCCAACTGACGTGCCCGACTTTGGTCTTATCAACGACTTACTATGGTCAGACCCGACCGACTCGCCCCATGAGTGGGAGGATAACGAGAGAGGTGTTAGTTATTGTTACAACAAAGTTGCCATCAACAAGTTTCTCAATAAATTTGGGTTCGATCTGGTGTGCCGGGCGCACATGGTGGTCGAGGATGGATacgaatttttcaacgatAGGAGTTTAGTAACCGTTTTTTCAGCCCCTAACTACTGCGGTGAATTTGATAACTGGGGCGCAGTTATGAGTGTGAGTGAAGGTCTATTGTGTAGCTTTGAGCTCTTGGACCCCTTGGATAGCGCAGCTCTCAAACAAGTCATGAAAAAGGGAAGGCAGGAAAGGAAGCTGGCTaaccagcagcaacagtCTTAG